One region of Gemella haemolysans ATCC 10379 genomic DNA includes:
- a CDS encoding transporter substrate-binding domain-containing protein has protein sequence MKKLVLFITSIITVVILTACSSSNTKNKLQEVKEKNKIVLGVSPDYPPYEFLTTENGNKKVVGADIYLAEQVAKKLGVQVEIQQMAFDSLIAALNANKVDMVISGVNPTEERKKAVDFSDVYYTSKGIFVVNKDSEEIKSVADLKNKKIGVQKGSTYETYAKEQLKMDDKNIQALTDVPSLLQDLKNKKIDAVLIPDDVAKIAMNKYTDIKISSFTADNDPEATGMAIVFKKGKNDSNKELLEQVNAVIKEIQDQKAFEKELDKYAKVAAQSE, from the coding sequence ATGAAAAAATTAGTATTATTCATTACATCAATTATTACAGTAGTCATATTAACAGCATGCTCAAGTAGTAACACAAAAAACAAATTACAAGAAGTTAAAGAGAAAAATAAAATAGTATTAGGAGTTTCTCCAGACTATCCTCCGTATGAGTTTTTAACAACAGAAAATGGTAATAAAAAAGTTGTTGGTGCTGATATTTACTTAGCAGAGCAAGTTGCTAAAAAATTAGGTGTTCAAGTTGAAATTCAACAAATGGCATTCGATTCATTAATTGCAGCATTAAATGCTAATAAAGTTGATATGGTAATCTCTGGTGTAAATCCAACAGAGGAAAGAAAAAAAGCGGTTGATTTCTCAGATGTTTATTACACAAGTAAAGGTATTTTTGTAGTAAATAAAGATAGTGAAGAAATCAAATCTGTAGCTGATCTTAAAAACAAAAAAATCGGTGTCCAAAAAGGTTCAACATATGAAACTTATGCTAAAGAACAACTAAAAATGGATGATAAAAATATCCAAGCGTTAACTGATGTACCAAGCTTATTACAAGATCTTAAAAATAAAAAAATTGATGCAGTATTAATTCCAGATGACGTTGCAAAAATTGCAATGAACAAATACACTGATATTAAAATTAGTTCATTTACTGCAGATAACGATCCAGAAGCAACTGGTATGGCAATTGTTTTCAAAAAAGGAAAAAATGATAGTAACAAAGAATTATTAGAACAAGTAAATGCAGTAATTAAAGAAATTCAAGATCAAAAAGCATTTGAAAAAGAGCTTGATAAATACGCTAAAGTTGCTGCACAAAGCGAATAA